In the genome of Oscarella lobularis chromosome 1, ooOscLobu1.1, whole genome shotgun sequence, one region contains:
- the LOC136186872 gene encoding SUMO-activating enzyme subunit 1-like isoform X2 yields the protein MAAISSAEAAVYDRQIRLWGLDAQKRLRNSSVLLVGSRSLAAEVGKNVVLSGVRRLTIVGSDSKGEISRERTFLDSKNPGNEGKEDVPSHFVQNLRRLNPMVHVAADDGNVGDKDETFFQQYDVVCLTQSNKSTMLRVSKICRRNDVKFFGGATFGYFSFFLSDLGKRPHVFVEEEKTVEQMKLTGVTKKKSEDVKMVQKEFTSVSFESALGFKPKPGKSLKRVPKVYFYAHIWLQFREKFGRFPYADCDVEASEELHAIRTVAQKLVEEWGVDESFIPSHFYGKCGVELVPVSAIVGGILSQEIIKKCAA from the exons ATGGCGGCAATTTCTTCCGCCGAAGCGGCGGTCTACGATCGACAGATACGTCTGTGGGGTTTGGACGCGCAGAAACG ACTTCGAAATTCGTccgttcttctcgtcggctCGAGAAGCTTGGCCGCCGAAGTGGGAAAGAACGTCGTATTGAGCGGCGTTCGACGCCTCACGATTGTCGGAAGCGATTCAAAGGGAGAAATAAGTCGCGAACGAACGTTTCTCGACTCTAAAAATCCcggaaacgaaggaaaagag GACGTTCCGAGTCACTTCGTTCAGAATTTGCGCCGATTGAATCCAATGGTTCACGTCGCTGCGGACGACGGAAATGTAGGCGATAAAGACGAGACGTTTTTTCAGCAGTATGACGTCGTATGTCTCACCCAATCGAACAAAAGCACTATG CTACGCGTCTCTAAGATTTGTCgccgaaatgacgtcaaattttttgGCGGTGCAACGTTCGGCTATTTCAGCTTCTTTCTGTCGGACCTCGGCAAGCGTCCTCACGTGTTCgtggaagaggagaagaccGTCGAGCAGATGAAGCTCACTGGcgtgacgaagaaaaagtcagaGGATGTGAAAATGGTGCAAAAG GAATTCACGTCTGTCAGCTTCGAGTCCGCGCTCGGTTTTAAGCCCAAGCCAGGCAAGAGTCTGAAGAGGGTCCCCAAAGTTTATTTCTACGCTCACA TCTGGTTGCAATTTCGCGAGAAGTTCGGTCGTTTTCCTTACGCTGATTGCGACGTGGAAGCGTCTGAAGAGCTTCACGCAATCCGTACAGTTGCACAGAAGCTAGTGGAAGAATggggcgtcgacgaatcgtttaTTCCTTCTCATTTTTACGG GAAGTGTGGTGTTGAATTGGTGCCTGTTTCTGCCATTGTTGGCGGCATCCTATCCCAGGAAATAATCAAG AAATGCGCCGCTTGA
- the LOC136186856 gene encoding kanadaptin-like isoform X1, which translates to MSDSFKIPFTPAPPASIKADAKDVEQPSDLPKDSPTEAQSQIALRYAEPSWSGTPETDFTLEVIKNGALIEKIDLTRKPYIVFGRLPDCDVILEHPSISRYHAILQYKNEGEGPSSGFYLYDLGSTHGTRVNKETIRARTYYRIRLGHVIRFGGSTRVFVLQGDEGSQVGVEMEAEAEMVEFVKEKVATEERQRQEEEEEEKRRAKEEKEGVSWGMVDDSRDVEMSLRKPDIIDEDAYYNRDPKKALKRFMDQEGMEIEYESEDVGKSYNREFKVTIKLPIQGPGGELMYGEGISAKKKEAVVLCALDACRILDAQGMLRSSAGERRKKIRRNWEENDYYDSDEDSFLDRTGDLEKKRKNRMRKVGKYKENVETYESLISKLDSVCDEIQKGEKKLSLARKIEKGGEDTSLEDFMTNLSGVLDASAKRNIRIQLVELRKKEEELNTLIKLARPSEITKIIKTTTKEEDEKKTIPETETIDTSERKKGRWGLVKVPKDVSDVFRSDPHEETKRELVKIDYEDGKEEKKKKTDRGQRVIGPAKPVSGILEQLVEEEGDDEDEEDEEEEEDEEENVRVEAKRVRLGGHGLRHVANGRFSIQRKRRERRQKLRAKMLEGADRGTKKFKGWDSDRDPEFAQWLPPEDQSGDGKTKLNEKLGY; encoded by the exons ATGAGTGATTCTTTTAAGATTCCGTTCACTCCAGCACCGCCAGCGTCGATCAAAGCGGACGCAAAAGACGTGGAACAGCCGTCCGACTTGCCGAAAGACTCTCCGACCGAAGCCCAATCCCAAATCGCCCTCCGCTACGCGGAACCCTCGTGGTCGGGAACGCCGGAGACCGACTTCACGTTAGAAGTAATAAAGAACGGGGCTCTaatcgaaaaaatcgatcTGACGCGCAAACCCTACATCGTGTTCGGTCGACTCCCggattgtgacgtcatactcGAGCATCCGTCGATATCTCGCTATCACGCCATATTGCAGTACAAGAACGAAGGGGAGGGGCCCTCGAGTGGATTCTATCTCTACGATTTGGGTTCCACACACGGAACGCGAGTCAATAAGGAGACGATACGAGCCAGAACGTATTATCGCATTCGCTTGGGTCACGTAATTCGTTTTGGCGGGAGCACGCGCGTTTTTGTGCTGCAAGGCGACGAGGGGAGTCAGGTGGGCGTGGAGATGGAAGCAGAGGCGGAGATGGTGGAGTTCGTGAAGGAGAAGGTGGCGACAGAGGAGAGACAACGgcaggaagaagaggaggaagagaagaggagagcgaaggaagagaaagagggaGTATCGTGGGGAATGG TGGATGATTCCCGCGATGTTGAAATGTCTCTGCGTAAACCGGATATAATTGACGAAGACGCTTACTACAACAGAGATCCCAAGAAAGCCTTGAAACGCTTCATGGATCAAGAAG GAATGGAGATAGAATATGAATCGGAAGACGTCGGAAAGTCTTACAACAGGGAATTCAAAGTCACAATAAA GCTTCCCATTCAAGGTCCTGGGGGCGAGCTTATGTACGGTGAAGGAATatcggcgaagaagaaagaggccGTCGTTCTGTGCGCTCTTGACGCGTGTCGCATTCTCGACGCGCAGGGAATGCTTCGATCCAGTGCAG gggagaggagaaaaaagattaGGCGAAATTGGGAGGAGAATGACTATTATGACAGCGATGAGGACAGTTTTCTAGATCGAACTGGGGACT tggagaaaaaaagaaaaaatcgcatGAGAAAGGTTGGGAAATATAAAGAGAACGTGGAAACGTATGAATCACTG aTTTCCAAATTGGATTCTGTTTGTGATGAAATTCAgaaaggcgagaagaaaCTTTCACTTGCTAGAAAAA TTGAGAAAGGCGGAGAAGATACTTCCTTGGAAGATTTCATGACTAATTTGAGCGGAGTTTTGGACGCAAGTGCGAAGAGAAACATTCGAATACAATTGGTCgaattgagaaagaaagaggaagaattAAACACTCTTATCAAACTGGCTCGACCATCAGAAATCACCAAAATAATCAAAACAacaacgaaagaagaagacgaaaagaaaacgatacCTGAAACGGAGACTATCGATACATCTGAGAGGAAGAAAGGACGATGGGGCCTCGTAAAGGTTCCCAAGGACGTTAGCGATGTTTTTCGGAGTGACCCACAtgaagagacgaagagggAACTGGTGAAAATAGATTACGAAGACgggaaagaggagaagaagaagaagacggatCGCGGTCAAAGAGTAATTGGGCCTGCGAAACCGGTTTCTGGGATTTTGGAGCAATTGGTTGAGGAGgagggcgacgacgaagacgaagaagacgaggaggaggaggaggatgaaGAGGAAAACGTCAGGGTGGAAGCTAAGAGGGTTAGACTGGGTGGACATGGCTTGCGTCACGTTGCTAATGGACGTTTCTCGATacagaggaagaggagagaaaggcGGCAAAAACTGAGAGCAAAAATGCTAGAAGGG gccGATAGGGGGACGAAGAAGTTCAAAGGTTGGGATTCTGATAGGGATCCGGAATTCGCTCAGTGGCTCCCACCCGAAG ATCAATCTGGCGAcggaaaaacaaaattaaacGAGAAGTTGGGCTATTAG
- the LOC136186872 gene encoding SUMO-activating enzyme subunit 1-like isoform X1 → MAAISSAEAAVYDRQIRLWGLDAQKRLRNSSVLLVGSRSLAAEVGKNVVLSGVRRLTIVGSDSKGEISRERTFLDSKNPGNEGKEDVPSHFVQNLRRLNPMVHVAADDGNVGDKDETFFQQYDVVCLTQSNKSTMLRVSKICRRNDVKFFGGATFGYFSFFLSDLGKRPHVFVEEEKTVEQMKLTGVTKKKSEDVKMVQKEFTSVSFESALGFKPKPGKSLKRVPKVYFYAHIWLQFREKFGRFPYADCDVEASEELHAIRTVAQKLVEEWGVDESFIPSHFYGKCGVELVPVSAIVGGILSQEIIKVLSGRNAPLDNAFCYDGMENSGLVYHFE, encoded by the exons ATGGCGGCAATTTCTTCCGCCGAAGCGGCGGTCTACGATCGACAGATACGTCTGTGGGGTTTGGACGCGCAGAAACG ACTTCGAAATTCGTccgttcttctcgtcggctCGAGAAGCTTGGCCGCCGAAGTGGGAAAGAACGTCGTATTGAGCGGCGTTCGACGCCTCACGATTGTCGGAAGCGATTCAAAGGGAGAAATAAGTCGCGAACGAACGTTTCTCGACTCTAAAAATCCcggaaacgaaggaaaagag GACGTTCCGAGTCACTTCGTTCAGAATTTGCGCCGATTGAATCCAATGGTTCACGTCGCTGCGGACGACGGAAATGTAGGCGATAAAGACGAGACGTTTTTTCAGCAGTATGACGTCGTATGTCTCACCCAATCGAACAAAAGCACTATG CTACGCGTCTCTAAGATTTGTCgccgaaatgacgtcaaattttttgGCGGTGCAACGTTCGGCTATTTCAGCTTCTTTCTGTCGGACCTCGGCAAGCGTCCTCACGTGTTCgtggaagaggagaagaccGTCGAGCAGATGAAGCTCACTGGcgtgacgaagaaaaagtcagaGGATGTGAAAATGGTGCAAAAG GAATTCACGTCTGTCAGCTTCGAGTCCGCGCTCGGTTTTAAGCCCAAGCCAGGCAAGAGTCTGAAGAGGGTCCCCAAAGTTTATTTCTACGCTCACA TCTGGTTGCAATTTCGCGAGAAGTTCGGTCGTTTTCCTTACGCTGATTGCGACGTGGAAGCGTCTGAAGAGCTTCACGCAATCCGTACAGTTGCACAGAAGCTAGTGGAAGAATggggcgtcgacgaatcgtttaTTCCTTCTCATTTTTACGG GAAGTGTGGTGTTGAATTGGTGCCTGTTTCTGCCATTGTTGGCGGCATCCTATCCCAGGAAATAATCAAG GTTCTGTCTGGTAGAAATGCGCCGCTTGACAACGCTTTCTGCTACGATGGAATGGAAAATAGCGGACTTGTTTATCATTTTGAGTAA
- the LOC136186856 gene encoding kanadaptin-like isoform X2 → MSDSFKIPFTPAPPASIKADAKDVEQPSDLPKDSPTEAQSQIALRYAEPSWSGTPETDFTLEVIKNGALIEKIDLTRKPYIVFGRLPDCDVILEHPSISRYHAILQYKNEGEGPSSGFYLYDLGSTHGTRVNKETIRARTYYRIRLGHVIRFGGSTRVFVLQGDEGSQVGVEMEAEAEMVEFVKEKVATEERQRQEEEEEEKRRAKEEKEGVSWGMVDDSRDVEMSLRKPDIIDEDAYYNRDPKKALKRFMDQEGMEIEYESEDVGKSYNREFKVTIKLPIQGPGGELMYGEGISAKKKEAVVLCALDACRILDAQGMLRSSAGERRKKIRRNWEENDYYDSDEDSFLDRTGDLEKKRKNRMRKVGKYKENVETYESLISKLDSVCDEIQKGEKKLSLARKIEKGGEDTSLEDFMTNLSGVLDASAKRNIRIQLVELRKKEEELNTLIKLARPSEITKIIKTTTKEEDEKKTIPETETIDTSERKKGRWGLVKVPKDVSDVFRSDPHEETKRELVKIDYEDGKEEKKKKTDRGQRVIGPAKPVSGILEQLVEEEGDDEDEEDEEEEEDEEENVRVEAKRRKRRERRQKLRAKMLEGADRGTKKFKGWDSDRDPEFAQWLPPEDQSGDGKTKLNEKLGY, encoded by the exons ATGAGTGATTCTTTTAAGATTCCGTTCACTCCAGCACCGCCAGCGTCGATCAAAGCGGACGCAAAAGACGTGGAACAGCCGTCCGACTTGCCGAAAGACTCTCCGACCGAAGCCCAATCCCAAATCGCCCTCCGCTACGCGGAACCCTCGTGGTCGGGAACGCCGGAGACCGACTTCACGTTAGAAGTAATAAAGAACGGGGCTCTaatcgaaaaaatcgatcTGACGCGCAAACCCTACATCGTGTTCGGTCGACTCCCggattgtgacgtcatactcGAGCATCCGTCGATATCTCGCTATCACGCCATATTGCAGTACAAGAACGAAGGGGAGGGGCCCTCGAGTGGATTCTATCTCTACGATTTGGGTTCCACACACGGAACGCGAGTCAATAAGGAGACGATACGAGCCAGAACGTATTATCGCATTCGCTTGGGTCACGTAATTCGTTTTGGCGGGAGCACGCGCGTTTTTGTGCTGCAAGGCGACGAGGGGAGTCAGGTGGGCGTGGAGATGGAAGCAGAGGCGGAGATGGTGGAGTTCGTGAAGGAGAAGGTGGCGACAGAGGAGAGACAACGgcaggaagaagaggaggaagagaagaggagagcgaaggaagagaaagagggaGTATCGTGGGGAATGG TGGATGATTCCCGCGATGTTGAAATGTCTCTGCGTAAACCGGATATAATTGACGAAGACGCTTACTACAACAGAGATCCCAAGAAAGCCTTGAAACGCTTCATGGATCAAGAAG GAATGGAGATAGAATATGAATCGGAAGACGTCGGAAAGTCTTACAACAGGGAATTCAAAGTCACAATAAA GCTTCCCATTCAAGGTCCTGGGGGCGAGCTTATGTACGGTGAAGGAATatcggcgaagaagaaagaggccGTCGTTCTGTGCGCTCTTGACGCGTGTCGCATTCTCGACGCGCAGGGAATGCTTCGATCCAGTGCAG gggagaggagaaaaaagattaGGCGAAATTGGGAGGAGAATGACTATTATGACAGCGATGAGGACAGTTTTCTAGATCGAACTGGGGACT tggagaaaaaaagaaaaaatcgcatGAGAAAGGTTGGGAAATATAAAGAGAACGTGGAAACGTATGAATCACTG aTTTCCAAATTGGATTCTGTTTGTGATGAAATTCAgaaaggcgagaagaaaCTTTCACTTGCTAGAAAAA TTGAGAAAGGCGGAGAAGATACTTCCTTGGAAGATTTCATGACTAATTTGAGCGGAGTTTTGGACGCAAGTGCGAAGAGAAACATTCGAATACAATTGGTCgaattgagaaagaaagaggaagaattAAACACTCTTATCAAACTGGCTCGACCATCAGAAATCACCAAAATAATCAAAACAacaacgaaagaagaagacgaaaagaaaacgatacCTGAAACGGAGACTATCGATACATCTGAGAGGAAGAAAGGACGATGGGGCCTCGTAAAGGTTCCCAAGGACGTTAGCGATGTTTTTCGGAGTGACCCACAtgaagagacgaagagggAACTGGTGAAAATAGATTACGAAGACgggaaagaggagaagaagaagaagacggatCGCGGTCAAAGAGTAATTGGGCCTGCGAAACCGGTTTCTGGGATTTTGGAGCAATTGGTTGAGGAGgagggcgacgacgaagacgaagaagacgaggaggaggaggaggatgaaGAGGAAAACGTCAGGGTGGAAGCTAAGAGG aggaagaggagagaaaggcGGCAAAAACTGAGAGCAAAAATGCTAGAAGGG gccGATAGGGGGACGAAGAAGTTCAAAGGTTGGGATTCTGATAGGGATCCGGAATTCGCTCAGTGGCTCCCACCCGAAG ATCAATCTGGCGAcggaaaaacaaaattaaacGAGAAGTTGGGCTATTAG